The Babylonia areolata isolate BAREFJ2019XMU chromosome 2, ASM4173473v1, whole genome shotgun sequence genome segment GAAGGTGAAAGAAAACCCAGTGGACAAATTTACAAATTACAGTTGTACAAAGACTTACTTTCTTAAATATACActcactaaaaggtagaagatTAAGAGATTTGATCGAAACTtttaagatattaaataacataatgatgtaaatgcaagacatatcttcagaatgtcggattatgatagtacaaggaactcagtaaagaaaatttgtttagaacactgcaacaccaaccttagaaaaaattcattggctaactgAATTGCACAagtatggaatgcactaccaaccgaagttaaacttgcacaaaatactaacacattcaaaaatctccttgacaccaacaccatcttaaaagaaaaatttttggattataaagaatgaaaacaaagctgtttgcagaagtgtacttgcgtactccacccagcaacaacaaacaaaagaaggaaattaataaataaaataaaaggaaagaagtgaagatgaagatttgatAGGGTCATAAAAAAAAGGccaagaggtctaggcagatgactatCCAGTTCCTATACTACTAGCACTACCACTAGTACaaaatttcttctctctcttttttttctttttcttttttcattgtgatGTTTAAAGACAAAATTGTAAGGGTAAATCAAGCACAATGCATGGGACCTCTTACCTCATGGCACTAGTAGGTTgtcgtatacatacatacatagatgtttgtatgtgtgtttggattGTTGGTGAATGTGTGTAAGTTTTGCTACAGAATGCCTAATGTGTTAGTGTGGTTTaagtaataatgtgtgtgtgcatgtatacatgtatcccTGTGTGTGAGCAAGTATGCTATGTGATGCTTTTTGTGTCTGTCAAACACAtgtaacatgtatacatgtatctttGTTTGTCAATGtgagtgtggctctgtgtgtaagagtgtgtgtgtgtgtgtgtgtgtgtgttgacactgtatatatgtgtgtgtttgacacaatGTTTGTGAATACAAGTGTATGTAGAGGGATGGGACTGGGAACATGTACACATGAATGTGTTGGTGAACATATGGGCTGTGTATCTACAATAGTACAAATTTATGCATTTGagtgtttgtcactttgtgtgtgggtgcatgtgtttgtgtgcatgaggaTTGTGGGAGCTAGGGGTGAGTGCAGCTGCACAAATGTATGCAACTTAGTTACATTGTGTATTATATATTATGTATTGCCTTCAGTGGGGTttacctagtgtgtgtgtgtgtgtgtgtgtgtgtgtgcgtgcatgtaagtCTGCTAACTGATGCTTTATTACTTAAAAATCATGTGTCTGTGACTTGTGACATGGACATAATGTATATTGTATACCATTGTGAGAGATTATGATTTATGTGCAAGTGTGGAGGGTGGTGACCtggatatgtatacatgtgtgatggTGGACAGTTAGGTATTGGCATCTGTGAAACTACAAGTTTATGCATGTGCttaatgtgtttgtttatgtgtgtgcctgtgggtgtgcGCAAGTTCGCTAAAGATTgcccatttttatttttatatttgatTAACCTTCTGTGTATCATTTATGTTTATTATACTGAGTTTAGCGTATTCTCATAATTATAAATTATAATGtttggtttattcattttgtttcatttcattttaatgttttatgtgttcagattttttttttctgtggcatTAGCCTTAGGTTACGTGTGAAGGCCAGACCAGTGCATTGGGTCTACGTGTAGGTCAGGCATATCTGCCCCCACTGCTCgccctccaaccccacacacacatacacttgtaacccctccactttttttcttttttttttttctttttttttctaaagcataTGTACTGTAGCATATAATATACGTGGATCAGTCTGCGTGCTTATtcgcctcaaaaaaaaaaaaaaaaaaaaaagtgtgacttTCTGAAATTGTACagctgtataaataaataaataaataacaagtgACAGGGTGGGATTCACAGGATGCAAAGTAGAGCTGTACAAACGAATCTCACTAGCCACCAACTTCATCTCAGAATCAGTTCATTTCTTTCCTGGTATGTTGCAGTCAGTAAACACCCAATGGTTCTCCACCAGCATTTGGTTCAAGGGAAGTAATTAATCTGAATTTGCTCAGTTGTGTGAAGAGTGAGTAGTTATCTACCCTGCATTGTTTTTCACAACTCGAAGGTTTATTCATTTTTGACAGCAGAGTTTAGGTTAGGTTTGGTTCAGGATATCATGGGTCAGTTAAACagttcaccacaaaatcaatgagctggggttttttttttagtcaatagGTCAGGAAAAACAACCCCTTATTCCTGCCTCTGGCGCCCCATCAAGCAATCCCACACCCAAAATTTGTAATTGAATTTGTGCTTTGTGCATCACAGTGGTGTGTGAAatggttgtacacacacacacacacacacacacacacacacattatagatagagggagagaatgtgTATATAAGGGTACATAGAGACATATGTGTTAATGTTTGCTGTGTCATAATGAACTTGGAAAATACAACACAGTCATTACTTAACTTATTGTGCAATTCAGAAACACTGACATATGCTGACTCACATTATGGTCCAATTAACACAAAGGAAAATGcagtataaaaaaattaaaattaaaattaaaaaagcagTATGGCTGAAAGATGTCAAATCTGCAGCGTGTGAGTGTCGCATGCATTAGTCAAATACCATTGTTTTAGGAAATCACTTTCCTCTGCTTTGTGGAAATCTGCATAACCAAGTTGCAAAATGTCTCTAAAATTTCATAAAGTACCATGCCAGCATAGTATGTGGACCTGTCTAATTCTAATTCTAAAGATTATGTTTCCAATGTCAGTACATGtaagttgggttatggaaacatagacacatcccgaaaacgaagtatggctgtataaatgacaaaataaaaacagtcatgcacataaaagtgcAGTTTTGCGTATCTTGATCAGATCTTGATTTTACTCAAATGTGCCACACTCTTGCATAACATCAACGAAGCAAACAAGTATTGAAGTAACTTGCCCACGACCGTAGAAGAAATCTTTTGATTCAGACTCTCATTTACAGAATGGAAGAGATTGCAATTGTTCTGAACACTCATTTGATCTTTCTCAACATTAGGCAGCTCCTTTTGGCAGCATGCtccatgatgtggatgatgatttcagtttcattttctcaaacccagaccctcacagacattgtattggcagataagcatcttaaccagtctgccatCTTGTCCTCTGATGACGATTGCGGCAGAATGTTCTATAAATATGTATTGAAACCATTCTCAGTCGAGGAGACTGGCAGAAATGTAAAAAGCTAAACTTGCACTGTTATCCGCCACAGCGTACAAGCGTGTGACGATGCCTTTGTGTAAGCATACCTCATCTCCTTTCCCAGCTAGTaccaagttttgattttttttttttttcacagtgttcATTGTCTTCATACATGGAACTGCAGAACAAAACAGTAGCCATTAatattatattcatatttttagtTAGAAGCTGCAATGGTGAGTGTGTTGCAGGAGAATAAGAGAAAACTACAAAAGCCTTTTTAGCATGACCAGTTTTACGCACATAAAAATGAGTCAAGTGACTGACTGGCTGCCACATggatgggtcatttcaaaattgtatGCTTCAGTAACTGATGATCAACACAAAACCTAGACCCGgtgattgtgtgttttttgtttgcagatgatatggTACCATTCTGTATTTTACCAGTCTTATTTTGGGTATAATTATAATTTCAGTAATGTTCATAATGAGAAGTGATTTTACAAACATATGAGACAGTGAACAGTTGTCATAATTATTGTTGATATTCTGTGTTTGcagagaagaggaaaagagatgcAGTCGTAGCAGCAACAGCTCTCTCTCATGTTTTAGTGGACCACTTGAATTCTGGGTATATTTGttgtattatttcattatcttttATCATTTTGACATAAGTTCACACCATTCACCTTGAATGTAAATACAAGTGATAGAATAACTGATGTGCACTAGTATTGACCTTTTTTCTGGATAAATCAGatgtaaggattttttttttaaacatatttctgtatgtatgttgtacTTTCTTTCTAAAATTCAACAAATTTATCTAAACAAACTTATTCTGCAGAACAATAGCTTAATAAGATGATGCTGAGTGAGACTGATTTATgatcgtaatatatatatatatatatgataagatTTCTAATTCTTGAAATGCTTAGTAATTTGATGAATGCAACAAACTTTTTTAATATCCATTCAATCGTTAGGGTTTGGACAGTGTCACAATGCAGTcattggcacacacatacatttatgcTCATTCACCAAAATGAACAAATGAAGCTTGTTAATCATGTGTTTCTCTTGAAACATCACTCCCAtcctgatctttaaaaaaaaaaataaacaaaaatttttaattaGTGTAATACCATTTTGTAAAGCAGTAACTTTTTTAGTCCAGCTGGATACATTATTCAGGATTTGAGGAAAAACTTATCAAGTAATaaacagaagattttttttgtcTTAAATTAAGACAGGAACGGTTGTACTTTCAGTTTGATGTATTCGTTTTGCACAGGGTGGCCCAAGCATACGTGAATCAGAAGAAACTGGACACAGAGACCCGCATTCTGCACACCAATGCAGCCCAGTTTTCTAAACAGACATTGCAGTGGCTCAAATTGGTTGAGGATTTCAACACAGCTCTGAAGGTTTGTTTCTCTGCACACTGGGAAAGTTGCATAGACAGATACATGGGAGTGATTCTGAGGAAAATATAGTTCTTTTAAAAAATGTTTCCATTCCCTCCCTACACTATTCTTCTAAATTTTTGTTTATGTAAGATGCAGATGGTTGAGCCATTTTGATTTTATGACACTTTTCAGTGGTAGAGTCATTTTGTCAGTTTTCATtgattgtgttttttgtgttgttgtttttttatgtactttTCATACCCAAATGTTTGCATTTATTTCCTCCCAGGTTGTCTTctgagctttttgttgttgtttttttttatagaaattatCAAATGTTAATTAACTGGTAACCACAGCAGCAGAATAGTGATGGGATTAACTAATCATCACTAAGCAAATACGGccatagttgctttcgttttctccgcataggcggatagtagtttgcacaggagtctgcactagttgggtcatggttaagtatgtgttatTAAATATTTAATTCCTATTTTTCAGGAAATAGGAGATGTAGAGAACTGGGCCAAAAGCATTGAAACAGACATGCGGACAATTTCATCAGCCTTGGAGTATGCTTACAGAAAAAGTAAGAGCTGCGGATCATGACTTCTTGACAGAAGTTCCCTCCCTTTCTGCCATcatgtttcattttctgtttttatgtATGCACATGTGGGTATGCTTATTTACAGCTGTAAAGTTATGAAACTGAAAGAATTCTAGAAGGGGAATTCTTTTtcttatatgtgtatgtgtgctgaaaACCGTATCAGGCATATATAGACATTCAGTTTAGATTTAATGTTATTTTGTTTAGAATGCATTTATTTGTACCAGAAAAAGCAGTTGTTTCATATCATGTGTAGTCTTTGAAAATAACTCTACATCAAGCTGTTCACTAtcacatgggtttttttttttccccttttctccatgtgtgtgcttgttcaaATACATACACTGAAAGTCTCAACACATTTTTCATCAGTTTTATGGAGCTAGTGACATTTGTTATCTGAGTTTATAGAAGATTCACTGATCGATGTGGCTGTGAATTTATGTGAATAAACTTGCCATCTTGGCTACCTCGTTGGAAATCGTACTCAATGaaggtttttttaattaaacagctttctgttgtttttttaataatagttTCTTTCAAAGCCTGTTTGATCTTAAGGTCTGTTTTTGCCATGTCTCATATTCCCATCTGTCAGTCATGTGTCACTGAATTATTTACAGTATTTTAAataaaagttttatttatttatttatttatgtgttttttttatttttcagatgAATAACTACTTGGTGCCTGTGGAATAAAGACTGATGTATTACTTTGCCATATGTCATCATTATGGTTCTGTGCAATTTGTAGATATTTATGATTATGACATGTAATAAAATTTTATGTGTGCAGTTTGTTGATTGAAATGTttatgtagttgttttttgttgctgttgtttttaaaggaCACAAGGTCAATGTTGTAAATAGTTTAAAAAGGGTTACTAACATTGAAAAATCCTATTTGTAAGTCAGGCTGTTTTATGAACagccctctctgtgtgttttcagtagatTTTGTAACCAAGTAGATGTGGTGGTAAAATCAAACTCATGGTGTTAGATACTCAACTGCAAATGAGTAGCTTTAAGAATTATTTTTAAGGGAAAACAACTGATCatacaaatgaaaacagaaata includes the following:
- the LOC143298562 gene encoding biogenesis of lysosome-related organelles complex 1 subunit 1-like isoform X2, with protein sequence MLSSLVKQHQTRQQARKELQEKRKRDAVVAATALSHVLVDHLNSGVAQAYVNQKKLDTETRILHTNAAQFSKQTLQWLKLVEDFNTALKEIGDVENWAKSIETDMRTISSALEYAYRKNE
- the LOC143298562 gene encoding biogenesis of lysosome-related organelles complex 1 subunit 1-like isoform X1 translates to MLSSLVKQHQTRQQARKELQEKRKRDAVVAATALSHVLVDHLNSGVAQAYVNQKKLDTETRILHTNAAQFSKQTLQWLKLVEDFNTALKEIGDVENWAKSIETDMRTISSALEYAYRKSKSCGS